The Erythrobacter insulae genome window below encodes:
- a CDS encoding methyl-accepting chemotaxis protein → MNMMSQQVLRGDHAASLQGNQAVNSPDADNEFGQGEPSPQSGFDRFKWFGDLRIKGKIHAIFGTFFGVCFAVTLILSIGLTELYFRYLTSSEVRDGVVSAINFRGAAGELRYDSVRYIFGKEEEGLIRQRASFKTTEAQLNDLSIIVEEQVPALSNRLNGAKSDLAAYDDTFEELLAKLASQGQSPASAALAYQLSEQGDALFDQADKIAMELSAYSDEIERNGAEYLTLMSRIIIVLGVIAFLVLLGGLKYLSSDFSRKLVEISDGMSRLAKGDRDFAIAGHDRKDEMGEMLRSLASFKRSHRQMEIWAKERAERADAEIRIQQDRARDQEQEGERKANMMADIARQLEQSVGEIVERVTAASTELNTTAAQMKNTAENTSERTIELSQYMAEARTGAASAAAASDEFASSINEISRQAESSSQLARLATDATQEADTTIVELSASAEQVGQIVELIHTIAQRTNLLALNASIEAARGGEAGRGFAVVASEVKELAMQTSSATQQISDQISSMQNTTGASVAALRSIASQVRELESAAAAIASSVDEQSVAGQELARSIDLASRGTEKVADHVEDVRTLSLSTGAAATQVLASAEDLDHQANALNNQIAAFVEQVRTR, encoded by the coding sequence ATGAACATGATGAGCCAACAGGTGCTGCGCGGCGATCACGCAGCCTCTTTGCAAGGCAATCAGGCCGTCAATAGCCCTGATGCCGACAACGAATTCGGTCAGGGCGAACCCTCCCCCCAAAGCGGCTTTGACCGTTTCAAATGGTTTGGCGATCTAAGGATCAAGGGCAAAATCCATGCGATCTTCGGCACGTTTTTTGGTGTGTGCTTCGCCGTCACCCTGATCCTGTCGATCGGTTTGACGGAGCTTTATTTCCGCTATCTCACATCCTCAGAAGTGCGGGACGGAGTTGTCTCGGCAATCAATTTCCGCGGCGCCGCCGGTGAACTCAGATACGATTCTGTCCGCTATATATTCGGGAAAGAAGAGGAAGGCCTGATTCGCCAGCGCGCGAGTTTCAAAACGACTGAAGCACAGCTCAATGACCTGAGTATCATCGTCGAAGAACAGGTTCCTGCTCTTTCCAATCGGCTGAACGGCGCGAAAAGCGATCTGGCCGCCTATGATGATACATTTGAAGAACTTCTCGCAAAATTGGCTTCACAGGGCCAGAGTCCGGCGTCTGCCGCGCTGGCCTATCAGCTGTCCGAGCAAGGCGATGCCCTGTTCGATCAGGCGGATAAAATTGCGATGGAGCTGTCCGCATATAGCGACGAGATCGAGCGTAACGGGGCAGAATATCTGACCTTGATGTCCCGGATCATCATCGTGCTAGGCGTCATCGCGTTTCTGGTTCTGCTTGGCGGCCTTAAATATCTGTCGAGTGATTTTTCTCGGAAGCTTGTAGAGATCAGTGACGGCATGTCGCGCCTGGCCAAAGGCGATCGTGATTTCGCGATTGCCGGCCACGATCGTAAGGATGAAATGGGGGAAATGCTGCGGTCTCTCGCATCGTTCAAACGGTCGCATCGGCAGATGGAAATCTGGGCGAAAGAACGCGCCGAGAGAGCAGACGCAGAGATCCGCATTCAACAGGACCGCGCGCGCGATCAGGAACAGGAAGGCGAGAGAAAAGCCAATATGATGGCCGATATCGCCCGTCAGCTTGAACAATCGGTCGGCGAAATCGTTGAGCGAGTGACCGCTGCCTCGACCGAGCTGAACACCACTGCGGCGCAGATGAAGAATACGGCCGAAAATACCAGCGAACGTACGATCGAATTGTCGCAGTATATGGCGGAAGCCCGCACCGGTGCAGCCTCGGCTGCGGCAGCCAGCGATGAATTTGCAAGCTCGATCAATGAGATCAGCCGCCAAGCAGAATCGTCCAGCCAACTGGCCAGACTGGCTACTGATGCCACGCAGGAAGCCGACACCACAATCGTCGAACTTTCGGCATCCGCAGAGCAAGTCGGGCAGATTGTTGAATTGATCCATACGATTGCACAGCGCACGAATTTGCTCGCTCTTAACGCGTCAATCGAAGCCGCCAGAGGCGGAGAAGCCGGGCGCGGGTTTGCCGTTGTCGCGAGCGAAGTGAAAGAGCTCGCCATGCAGACCAGCAGCGCAACACAGCAGATATCTGATCAAATCAGCTCAATGCAAAACACCACCGGTGCAAGCGTCGCCGCGCTGCGATCAATCGCAAGCCAGGTAAGGGAGCTGGAATCTGCCGCAGCAGCCATCGCAAGCTCTGTCGATGAACAATCGGTTGCTGGACAGGAATTGGCGCGCAGCATTGATTTGGCCTCTCGCGGGACAGAGAAAGTTGCAGATCACGTTGAAGACGTGCGCACGCTATCCCTTTCCACCGGGGCAGCCGCGACACAGGTCCTCGCCAGCGCAGAAGATCTCGATCATCAGGCAAACGCTTTGAATAACCAGATCGCTGCCTTCGTCGAGCAAGTGCGGACACGCTGA
- the ccoS gene encoding cbb3-type cytochrome oxidase assembly protein CcoS codes for MTGLVYLIPIALLMGAAGLAAFFWAMRSGQYEDMEGAATRILIDDETGSGAGFGAGFGDSEGLDSQDIDPV; via the coding sequence GTGACAGGTTTGGTTTATCTGATCCCGATTGCGCTGTTGATGGGGGCCGCCGGTCTCGCCGCATTTTTTTGGGCGATGCGCAGTGGCCAGTATGAGGATATGGAGGGCGCCGCGACCCGCATCCTGATCGATGACGAGACCGGATCCGGGGCCGGATTCGGGGCCGGATTCGGGGATAGTGAAGGGTTGGACTCGCAGGATATTGATCCGGTCTAA
- a CDS encoding heavy metal translocating P-type ATPase — protein MIPVSAPAESAKTDTRFTVPGMRCAGCIAKIERELPKIDGIISARVNFSAKRVAIKHDAALAQEALSEALLKLGFESQPIEDNPLGIEDDERKQLMRALGVAGFGMMNIMLLSVSVWSGAGGATKDLFHWLSALIAMPVIAYSGKPFFASAWMALKYRRTNMDVPISIGVLLATGLSLFETVTGGENAYFESAVMLLFFLLSGRALDAVMRGRTRAGIGALLGRMGKSASVLAPDGSATRVKAADLEPGMLVLVAAGEAFAADGEIEHGCGAIDNALLTGESAPESVGIGSPVHAGAINLTAPLRVRLTHTADDTVIADIARLMDEAGQSRSAYVRIADRASRAYAPAVHTLSALAFAGWMIAGAGWHQSLVIAIAVLIITCPCAMGLAVPTAQVVASGALLRRGLLIKDGSALERLAEIDVAVFDKTGTLTLGEARPDIAGLDEQARSVALGLAQNSRHPLSLGLAKALREAGVQPAGVEQVSETGGEGLTGLWNGIEVALEKASSTSSELASRLRIGSAVQTLHFRDPMRIDCKEALAALSNQGVEASILSGDREAAVRAAAAQFGIEGRAAASPKEKLAALEALKREGKHPLMIGDGLNDGPALAAAHASIAPGTASDASQQAADAVFIGEKLMPVALAVRVARSTMRIVRQNFAFAIGYNVLAVPLALFGYVTPLIAAIAMSISSLVVVANSLRLSRSAR, from the coding sequence ATGATCCCCGTCTCTGCTCCGGCCGAAAGCGCCAAAACGGACACGCGCTTTACTGTGCCGGGGATGCGCTGCGCCGGTTGCATCGCCAAAATTGAGCGTGAACTGCCTAAGATCGACGGGATAATTTCGGCCCGAGTGAATTTTTCGGCCAAGCGCGTGGCGATCAAGCACGACGCGGCTCTTGCTCAAGAGGCGCTGAGCGAGGCGCTGCTCAAGCTGGGTTTCGAATCCCAGCCAATCGAAGACAATCCGCTCGGGATCGAAGATGACGAGCGCAAGCAATTGATGCGGGCGCTTGGTGTGGCGGGGTTCGGCATGATGAACATCATGCTGCTGTCCGTCAGCGTGTGGTCCGGCGCGGGCGGCGCGACGAAGGATCTGTTCCACTGGCTCTCGGCGCTGATCGCGATGCCGGTGATTGCGTATTCGGGAAAGCCGTTCTTTGCCTCAGCATGGATGGCTCTCAAATATCGCCGCACCAATATGGATGTGCCGATTTCTATCGGTGTTCTGCTAGCGACTGGGCTCAGCCTGTTTGAGACGGTAACGGGAGGAGAGAACGCCTATTTTGAAAGCGCGGTGATGCTATTGTTTTTCCTGCTTTCGGGCCGCGCGCTTGATGCGGTGATGCGCGGCCGCACCCGCGCAGGTATCGGCGCATTGCTGGGCAGGATGGGCAAAAGCGCGAGCGTTCTCGCCCCTGACGGTTCGGCCACGCGGGTCAAAGCTGCCGACCTTGAGCCTGGAATGCTGGTGCTGGTCGCGGCGGGGGAGGCGTTTGCTGCAGATGGCGAGATTGAACACGGTTGCGGCGCGATCGACAATGCGCTGCTGACGGGGGAAAGCGCACCGGAAAGCGTCGGCATCGGCAGCCCGGTCCATGCAGGTGCGATCAACCTGACAGCGCCATTGCGCGTTCGCCTGACGCATACGGCGGATGACACCGTCATTGCCGATATTGCACGTTTGATGGACGAGGCCGGGCAATCGCGCAGCGCCTATGTCCGCATCGCAGACCGTGCCAGCCGCGCCTATGCGCCCGCTGTCCACACGCTTTCTGCGCTGGCTTTTGCGGGATGGATGATCGCAGGTGCAGGTTGGCATCAATCGCTGGTAATCGCCATTGCGGTGCTCATCATCACTTGCCCCTGCGCGATGGGACTGGCCGTGCCGACGGCTCAGGTCGTTGCGTCTGGCGCGCTCCTTAGGCGGGGGTTGCTGATAAAAGACGGCAGCGCGCTGGAGCGGTTGGCGGAGATTGATGTGGCGGTGTTCGACAAGACCGGCACACTCACTCTTGGTGAAGCGCGCCCTGACATTGCCGGGCTTGACGAACAGGCGCGCTCTGTCGCTTTGGGACTGGCGCAAAACAGCCGCCATCCGCTCAGTCTGGGCCTTGCCAAAGCGTTGCGGGAAGCAGGTGTCCAACCGGCTGGCGTAGAACAGGTATCCGAAACAGGCGGTGAGGGTTTGACCGGGCTTTGGAACGGTATCGAAGTCGCATTGGAGAAAGCATCTTCGACCTCCAGCGAGCTCGCCTCTCGGCTGCGGATCGGCAGCGCGGTGCAGACGTTGCATTTCCGCGATCCCATGCGGATAGACTGCAAGGAAGCCCTTGCAGCATTGTCTAATCAAGGTGTGGAGGCCAGCATCCTGTCGGGCGATCGCGAAGCCGCCGTCCGCGCCGCAGCGGCGCAATTTGGCATCGAAGGCCGCGCCGCAGCAAGCCCCAAGGAAAAGCTCGCCGCACTCGAAGCGCTCAAGCGTGAAGGAAAGCACCCGCTTATGATCGGCGACGGGCTGAATGATGGTCCGGCTCTGGCCGCCGCGCATGCCTCGATCGCGCCGGGAACCGCTAGCGATGCGAGTCAGCAGGCCGCCGATGCGGTGTTCATCGGTGAAAAACTGATGCCGGTCGCACTTGCTGTGCGCGTTGCCCGCTCGACCATGCGGATCGTGCGGCAGAACTTCGCATTTGCGATTGGATACAATGTGCTCGCCGTTCCGCTTGCGCTGTTCGGATATGTCACCCCGCTGATCGCGGCGATTGCGATGTCGATCAGCTCGCTGGTTGTCGTGGCCAATTCACTGCGGCTTTCAAGGAGCGCGAGGTGA
- a CDS encoding FixH family protein translates to MSGTRKKFEFTGRHMAGVLVGGFGIVVAVNFYMASLATGGFHGVVVENSYVASQEFNDWLDEAEASRALGWEADAARDGTGHVIVETDAIPAGATMTAELRRPIGLKEFAALEFVRDAGGTYRSTRPVKPGRWTIRLSIASGDLKWAGESELP, encoded by the coding sequence ATGAGCGGTACACGCAAGAAATTCGAATTCACCGGGCGACACATGGCGGGCGTACTTGTCGGCGGGTTCGGCATCGTCGTCGCGGTTAACTTCTACATGGCAAGTCTTGCCACCGGCGGCTTTCACGGTGTGGTGGTCGAAAACTCCTATGTCGCGAGCCAGGAGTTCAATGATTGGCTGGACGAGGCCGAGGCTTCGCGGGCTCTGGGATGGGAGGCGGATGCTGCGCGCGATGGGACGGGACACGTCATAGTCGAAACAGACGCCATTCCCGCAGGCGCCACCATGACCGCCGAACTGCGCCGACCTATCGGTCTGAAAGAATTTGCCGCGCTTGAATTTGTGCGGGATGCGGGCGGAACGTACCGTTCTACTCGGCCGGTGAAGCCTGGACGCTGGACGATCCGGCTCTCAATTGCATCCGGTGATCTGAAATGGGCCGGGGAGAGCGAGTTGCCGTGA
- the ccoG gene encoding cytochrome c oxidase accessory protein CcoG, which yields MSVSDPASPEKAAGAPRDWGGALSPVQADPIAATHRHTPSQPPPKLYEKRKAVHNKRIDGPFRRFKWLVMVITLGIYYITPWIRWDRGEYAPDQAVLVDLANRRFYMFDIEIWPHEFYFVAGLLIMAGIGLFLVTSAVGRAWCGYSCPQTVWTDLFQHVDRFIDGDRNARLRLDKAPWGPSKIARRAAKWSIYLVISLLTGGAWILYFADAPTLFADFFTLQAAPVAYATVGILTFTTFWLGGFMREQVCIYMCPWPRIQAAMLDEKSLIVTYKDWRGEPRGSVKKAAKHPDQFGDCVDCLQCVAVCPTGIDIREGQQIGCITCALCIDACDKVMKDIGRPRGLIDYATLEQCEAEAAGAPATPAWKALIRPRTFIYFGIWGAIGAALLFALGTRTRIDLTVSPDRNPPFMLMKDGAVRNAYTLRLRNMEGRPRDMELALIGLPKGSLMWTDRIRREDAAETQLLSVPADETRIVRAYVVVPEGAAADDFAFRLTSIDKTQEQDISPTTFASPGAQ from the coding sequence ATGAGCGTCTCTGACCCTGCCAGTCCAGAAAAGGCAGCGGGTGCGCCCCGCGATTGGGGCGGTGCGCTATCACCGGTGCAGGCGGACCCGATTGCGGCGACCCATCGTCACACCCCAAGCCAGCCGCCGCCCAAACTCTACGAAAAACGTAAAGCGGTTCATAACAAGCGGATCGATGGGCCTTTCCGGCGCTTCAAATGGCTGGTGATGGTGATCACGCTGGGGATTTATTACATAACCCCTTGGATACGGTGGGATCGCGGCGAATATGCGCCGGATCAGGCGGTTCTGGTCGATCTGGCCAATCGCCGTTTTTACATGTTCGATATAGAGATCTGGCCGCACGAATTTTACTTTGTTGCGGGCCTGCTGATCATGGCGGGGATCGGGCTGTTTCTGGTGACCAGCGCGGTCGGACGCGCATGGTGCGGTTATTCCTGCCCGCAAACAGTCTGGACGGACCTGTTCCAGCACGTCGATCGCTTTATCGACGGTGACCGCAATGCGCGGCTTCGCCTTGATAAAGCGCCTTGGGGTCCATCAAAGATCGCCCGGCGCGCGGCAAAGTGGTCGATCTACCTCGTCATCAGCCTGCTGACCGGCGGCGCGTGGATCCTGTATTTTGCCGATGCGCCGACCCTGTTTGCGGATTTCTTCACGCTTCAAGCTGCGCCTGTGGCGTATGCTACCGTCGGGATTTTGACCTTCACGACATTTTGGCTCGGCGGTTTCATGCGCGAGCAAGTGTGCATTTACATGTGCCCATGGCCCCGCATTCAGGCCGCGATGCTCGATGAAAAATCACTTATCGTCACGTATAAAGACTGGCGCGGTGAACCGCGCGGCAGCGTGAAGAAAGCGGCAAAGCACCCCGATCAATTCGGCGATTGCGTCGATTGCCTCCAATGTGTTGCGGTGTGTCCAACCGGGATCGACATCCGCGAAGGGCAGCAGATCGGCTGTATCACCTGCGCGCTGTGTATCGATGCCTGCGACAAGGTGATGAAAGATATCGGACGCCCGCGCGGGTTGATCGATTACGCCACGTTGGAGCAGTGCGAGGCCGAAGCCGCAGGAGCGCCCGCGACACCTGCATGGAAGGCGCTGATCAGACCGCGAACCTTTATCTATTTCGGCATTTGGGGCGCTATCGGCGCGGCATTGCTGTTTGCTCTTGGCACTCGCACTCGCATCGATCTGACCGTTTCGCCGGATCGCAATCCGCCGTTTATGTTGATGAAGGACGGCGCGGTGCGCAATGCCTACACACTGCGGCTGCGCAATATGGAAGGGCGCCCGCGCGACATGGAGCTCGCTCTGATCGGACTTCCCAAAGGGTCCCTTATGTGGACCGACAGAATCCGCCGCGAAGACGCCGCCGAGACCCAGTTGCTTTCTGTTCCGGCTGACGAAACCCGGATTGTGCGCGCCTATGTCGTCGTGCCCGAAGGCGCAGCCGCCGATGATTTCGCGTTCCGGCTGACGTCGATCGATAAGACGCAAGAGCAGGATATCTCCCCCACCACTTTCGCCAGCCCCGGAGCCCAGTAA
- the ccoP gene encoding cytochrome-c oxidase, cbb3-type subunit III — protein MPEKTRIDEPTGTEFVGHEWDGIQELNTPLPRWWLWTFYATIAWAAVYVVLYPAWPMVERATDGVLGWSSRGDLAEELSAADMARRGTFEKIAATDITKLPADPELMGQAISGGAAAFKQHCVQCHGAGAAGYEQYGYPNLNDDDWIWGGELAEIEYTLIHGIRWDGSRQTRLAYMPAFDGIFEKAQIDGLISHVLSFTGKAQGSAVGAQLYSQNCAACHQPAGQGDPQQGAPALNDAIWLYGGEAADIRKQILYPRHGVMPGWSDKLDPVTIKMLAAYVHSRGGGETATERAGAGEEAREVAPAKKEGAIEEEVAAGPEGGRDERL, from the coding sequence ATGCCTGAGAAAACCCGCATTGATGAGCCGACCGGCACCGAATTTGTCGGGCATGAATGGGACGGCATTCAGGAATTGAATACGCCATTGCCGCGCTGGTGGCTGTGGACTTTCTATGCCACGATCGCTTGGGCGGCGGTTTATGTGGTGCTTTATCCGGCATGGCCGATGGTCGAGCGCGCCACTGATGGCGTGCTGGGGTGGTCGAGCCGCGGCGATTTGGCAGAAGAATTGTCTGCAGCGGACATGGCGCGGCGCGGCACGTTCGAAAAAATTGCCGCTACCGACATCACAAAACTGCCCGCTGATCCCGAATTGATGGGTCAGGCGATATCGGGCGGTGCGGCTGCATTCAAACAGCATTGCGTGCAATGCCACGGCGCAGGTGCAGCCGGATACGAGCAGTATGGCTATCCCAACCTCAATGATGATGACTGGATTTGGGGCGGTGAACTGGCCGAAATCGAATACACGCTGATCCACGGCATCCGGTGGGATGGTTCCCGGCAGACGCGGCTTGCCTATATGCCTGCCTTTGACGGGATTTTTGAAAAAGCGCAGATCGACGGACTGATCAGCCACGTCCTGTCGTTTACCGGCAAGGCCCAAGGCAGTGCAGTGGGCGCGCAATTGTATTCTCAAAACTGCGCGGCATGTCACCAGCCAGCGGGTCAAGGCGATCCGCAGCAAGGCGCGCCTGCTCTTAACGATGCGATCTGGCTCTATGGCGGGGAAGCCGCTGATATTCGCAAGCAAATCCTCTATCCGCGTCATGGAGTGATGCCGGGCTGGAGCGATAAACTCGATCCGGTGACTATCAAAATGCTAGCCGCTTATGTCCATTCACGCGGTGGCGGCGAAACCGCGACTGAACGGGCTGGAGCGGGTGAGGAGGCCAGAGAAGTCGCCCCGGCCAAAAAAGAGGGCGCGATCGAGGAAGAAGTCGCAGCTGGTCCCGAGGGCGGACGCGATGAGCGTCTCTGA
- a CDS encoding cbb3-type cytochrome oxidase subunit 3 — MSFYEIFRHFADSYGLLIIFGLYLLLCGWHFLPRSREGVEEAKHSIFKEDDHA, encoded by the coding sequence ATGAGTTTCTATGAGATCTTCCGCCATTTTGCCGACAGTTACGGTCTGCTGATCATCTTCGGGCTCTATCTCCTGCTGTGCGGGTGGCATTTTCTGCCGCGCTCCCGCGAAGGCGTGGAAGAGGCCAAACACTCGATTTTCAAGGAAGACGATCATGCCTGA
- the ccoO gene encoding cytochrome-c oxidase, cbb3-type subunit II has translation MSKTSPDSSPPKGVFEGHKKVERNVTLLAAATFVAVAIGGIVEIAPLFWIDNTIEKVEGMRPYTPLEQAGRDIYIREGCYTCHSQMIRPFRDEVERYGHYSLAAESMYDHPFQWGSKRTGPDLARVGGRYSDDWHVQHLKDPRSVVPQSIMPSYRFLAETKLEIADISANLVALRRVGVPYTDLDIEQAGNDLMAQADPDLDEGDLEERYPKTQVRDFDGDPSRVTEMDALIAYLQMLGTLIDVESAAAQAELAEETGR, from the coding sequence ATGAGCAAGACCTCACCCGACAGCTCACCGCCAAAAGGCGTCTTTGAAGGCCATAAGAAGGTTGAGAGAAACGTCACCCTGCTGGCGGCCGCCACATTTGTCGCCGTTGCAATCGGCGGCATTGTCGAAATCGCACCTCTGTTCTGGATCGATAACACGATTGAGAAAGTGGAAGGCATGCGTCCCTACACCCCGCTCGAACAGGCCGGGCGCGACATCTATATCCGTGAAGGGTGCTATACCTGCCACAGCCAGATGATCCGTCCGTTCCGCGATGAGGTTGAGCGTTACGGCCATTATTCGCTGGCGGCAGAAAGCATGTATGATCACCCGTTCCAGTGGGGATCAAAGCGGACCGGACCTGATCTTGCCAGGGTTGGTGGGCGGTACTCGGATGACTGGCATGTGCAGCACCTGAAAGATCCGCGCAGCGTGGTGCCGCAAAGCATTATGCCGTCCTATCGCTTTCTGGCGGAAACCAAGCTGGAGATCGCCGATATCTCCGCCAATCTCGTCGCTTTGCGGCGGGTGGGTGTACCCTACACCGATCTCGATATCGAGCAGGCAGGTAATGACCTGATGGCGCAGGCTGATCCCGATCTTGACGAAGGCGATCTCGAAGAACGCTATCCGAAAACACAGGTGCGCGATTTCGATGGTGACCCATCCCGCGTGACAGAGATGGATGCCCTGATCGCCTATCTCCAGATGCTTGGTACGTTGATTGATGTCGAAAGCGCTGCGGCACAAGCGGAGCTGGCCGAGGAGACCGGGCGATGA